One window of the Dehalococcoidia bacterium genome contains the following:
- a CDS encoding SAM-dependent chlorinase/fluorinase yields MTVITLTTDFGTDDAYVSIMKGVILSINPNANIVDICHTVRPQNITQAAYILSTAAGYFPEGTIHVAVIDPGVGTKRRAVLLVGPNSYYIGPDNGVFSYVASQATPRMHAFELTNERYWLHPVSHTFHGRDIFAPVAAHLSIGVAPHELGTPITSLSGVTLSRPYHHEDGTLIGKVIHIDHFGNLITDIMKEDMPKGRVFIEVFGHIIDDISTSYEDEEGLLAIFGSDDRLEVSITQGSAASYLRAKIGDEVKVGATKTSLRTGKSKNQ; encoded by the coding sequence ATGACCGTTATCACGCTGACCACGGATTTCGGCACGGATGATGCCTACGTATCGATCATGAAGGGCGTCATCCTTAGCATTAACCCGAATGCTAATATCGTCGATATCTGCCACACCGTGAGGCCGCAGAACATAACGCAGGCGGCATACATCCTGAGCACAGCGGCTGGCTACTTCCCCGAGGGCACTATCCATGTGGCGGTCATCGATCCCGGCGTCGGCACGAAGCGCAGGGCGGTGCTCCTCGTCGGACCTAATTCGTATTACATCGGGCCGGACAATGGCGTGTTCAGCTACGTGGCGTCGCAGGCGACCCCACGAATGCACGCGTTCGAGCTGACCAACGAGCGCTACTGGCTGCATCCGGTGAGCCATACCTTTCACGGCCGCGACATATTCGCACCCGTCGCGGCGCACTTATCGATCGGGGTCGCGCCGCATGAACTGGGCACGCCCATCACGTCGCTCTCCGGCGTGACGCTCTCGCGGCCGTACCATCACGAGGATGGGACGCTCATCGGCAAGGTGATACACATCGATCACTTCGGCAACCTCATCACGGACATCATGAAAGAGGACATGCCGAAGGGACGGGTTTTCATAGAGGTCTTCGGCCACATCATCGACGATATAAGCACCTCCTACGAGGACGAGGAAGGCCTGCTGGCCATATTCGGGTCGGACGACAGGCTGGAGGTGTCCATTACGCAGGGCAGCGCCGCCAGCTATCTCAGGGCCAAGATAGGGGACGAGGTCAAGGTGGGCGCTACGAAGACGTCATTGAGAACAGGGAAAAGCAAAAATCAATAA
- the recJ gene encoding single-stranded-DNA-specific exonuclease RecJ — protein sequence MKRNSWQVLPRISEEHLNNITQKAGAGLSPLTVQLLYNRGIITSETIESFLAADERLHNDPLLLPDIDDAVARIRSALESGEKIAIYGDFDADGITATTLLNEGLKALGADVVSYIPHRGDEGYGLNNAAISYLSGEGISLLITADCGISAGPEIIEANRLGMDVVVTDHHNIPAEMPPAVAVIDPKRGDSRYPFNDLAGVGVAYKLLQAINGSLKSDKNVESFLDLVALGTVADMVSLLEENRYLVKRGLEILRKTKRVGIKELAKCAGIPASAIDTEVISWVLAPRLNAAGRLDHAGIGLKLLSTDSVDEARKLAELLEKKNSERQRLTEVLIAKAKEQIVKETADAPLIMVGGHDFHSGVVGVVAGKLAEEFYRPAVVFEQGSEWTKGSARSVPEVSIIEALSGCSDLLHRYGGHPMAAGFTIATNKLSELRMRLTEKIAEQADLLEVHPHILVDAEVHLTELEGNAFKMIQQLAPFGSANPYPVFLARGITVEDCKCVGNNGDHLKFKLSDGSTKWDGIAFKKGRFLKEVSPRIDIIFNLQINEWRGRASLQLNIIDFLPSN from the coding sequence GTGAAACGCAACAGCTGGCAGGTGCTTCCCCGGATATCGGAAGAACATCTAAATAACATCACTCAAAAAGCCGGGGCCGGTCTTTCTCCGCTCACCGTCCAGCTGCTTTACAACAGGGGCATAATTACTTCCGAGACGATTGAGTCCTTTCTCGCCGCTGATGAACGCCTACACAACGACCCTCTCCTACTTCCCGATATTGATGATGCCGTGGCGAGGATAAGGAGCGCCCTGGAATCCGGGGAGAAGATTGCCATATACGGCGATTTCGACGCCGACGGCATCACCGCTACCACACTATTGAACGAAGGGCTCAAGGCTCTCGGCGCGGATGTGGTCTCTTATATCCCTCACCGCGGCGACGAGGGATACGGCTTGAATAACGCCGCTATATCATACCTTTCGGGAGAAGGCATAAGTCTGCTGATCACAGCCGATTGCGGCATCAGCGCCGGTCCGGAGATTATTGAAGCGAACAGGCTTGGCATGGATGTGGTTGTTACGGATCACCATAACATCCCGGCGGAGATGCCGCCCGCCGTCGCCGTAATCGACCCAAAGCGCGGCGACTCCCGGTATCCGTTTAACGACCTCGCCGGAGTGGGCGTCGCATACAAGCTTTTGCAAGCGATTAACGGCTCGCTGAAATCAGATAAAAATGTTGAATCGTTCCTGGACCTCGTGGCACTGGGCACCGTAGCCGACATGGTTTCCCTGCTTGAAGAGAACAGATATCTGGTAAAACGGGGGCTGGAGATACTGCGGAAGACGAAGCGGGTGGGTATTAAAGAACTGGCAAAGTGTGCAGGAATACCCGCCTCCGCCATCGATACCGAAGTTATTTCCTGGGTGCTGGCGCCAAGGCTGAACGCGGCCGGGAGACTGGATCACGCCGGCATAGGATTAAAGTTGCTCTCCACGGATTCGGTCGATGAGGCGCGGAAGCTTGCCGAGTTGCTTGAGAAAAAGAACAGCGAACGGCAGCGTCTGACCGAGGTCCTTATCGCCAAGGCAAAAGAGCAGATCGTCAAAGAGACTGCCGACGCTCCGCTGATCATGGTGGGAGGACACGATTTCCACAGCGGTGTTGTGGGGGTGGTAGCAGGCAAGCTTGCGGAAGAGTTCTACCGTCCAGCCGTGGTATTCGAACAAGGGTCCGAATGGACAAAAGGCAGCGCCAGGAGCGTTCCCGAAGTCAGCATCATAGAGGCCTTGAGCGGTTGCAGCGATCTACTTCATCGCTACGGGGGTCACCCCATGGCGGCGGGATTTACGATCGCTACGAATAAACTGAGCGAATTGCGCATGAGGTTGACGGAGAAGATCGCGGAGCAGGCTGATCTGCTTGAGGTTCATCCTCATATTCTGGTCGATGCCGAAGTTCATTTGACCGAGCTGGAAGGAAACGCCTTCAAGATGATCCAACAATTGGCTCCATTCGGCTCCGCGAATCCATATCCGGTTTTCCTGGCGCGAGGCATCACCGTCGAAGACTGCAAATGCGTCGGCAACAACGGAGACCACCTGAAATTCAAACTGAGCGACGGCAGCACAAAATGGGACGGCATCGCTTTTAAAAAGGGGAGGTTCTTGAAAGAGGTGAGCCCCCGTATCGATATTATTTTTAACCTACAGATCAACGAATGGCGCGGCAGAGCATCTCTTCAGCTCAATATCATAGATTTTCTTCCCTCCAATTAA
- the secG gene encoding preprotein translocase subunit SecG — MKTYMEIAQLIVAIVLIIALLLQVRGGGLGGIFGQQTGAYRTKRGIEKTLFRMTIVMMIIFVLISIFAVRVS; from the coding sequence ATGAAGACGTATATGGAAATAGCCCAATTGATAGTGGCAATCGTGCTAATCATAGCGCTGCTGCTTCAGGTAAGAGGGGGTGGGCTTGGAGGCATATTCGGGCAGCAGACGGGCGCCTACCGCACTAAACGCGGCATAGAGAAGACGCTTTTCCGCATGACAATTGTCATGATGATCATTTTCGTTTTAATATCCATATTCGCTGTCAGGGTTTCATGA
- a CDS encoding protein-L-isoaspartate(D-aspartate) O-methyltransferase, with the protein MPQVDSYALDDVMLSVVDCNRKLNGGNSMDLAGSREELFRRLRRDISDKRILDAMWRVPRELFVTAVNYPYAYDDRPLPIGEGQTISQPFIVALMTQALEIDDYSKVLELGTGSGYQTAILADLAGQVITVERLPGLSKSAETILNNMGYTNISFRIASDVLGWPDDGPYDAILVTAAAPKVPHALVDQLKEGGRLVIPVGSRWEQMLLQVIKRENETEVNNLTSCRFVPLIGEDAWSGD; encoded by the coding sequence GTGCCGCAAGTCGACAGCTATGCGCTTGATGATGTAATGCTGTCTGTGGTAGATTGCAATAGAAAGCTGAATGGCGGTAATTCGATGGATCTGGCAGGAAGCAGAGAGGAATTATTCAGGAGGCTGCGCCGCGATATAAGCGACAAGCGCATCCTGGACGCGATGTGGCGCGTGCCACGCGAACTTTTCGTCACGGCGGTGAACTACCCTTACGCTTACGATGACCGGCCGCTGCCGATTGGGGAGGGCCAGACTATATCGCAGCCCTTCATCGTGGCGCTGATGACTCAGGCTCTTGAGATTGATGATTATAGCAAGGTACTGGAGCTGGGCACAGGCAGCGGATACCAGACGGCCATACTCGCAGACCTGGCCGGGCAGGTGATTACGGTCGAGCGGCTGCCGGGCCTGTCAAAATCGGCTGAGACCATCCTCAACAATATGGGCTACACTAACATCTCGTTTCGTATTGCGTCGGACGTTCTCGGCTGGCCGGACGACGGCCCCTATGATGCGATACTTGTAACAGCGGCGGCCCCCAAGGTTCCGCATGCGCTGGTAGACCAATTAAAAGAGGGGGGCAGGCTGGTTATTCCGGTGGGCTCGCGCTGGGAACAGATGCTGCTTCAGGTGATAAAACGCGAGAATGAAACGGAGGTAAACAACCTGACCTCGTGCCGTTTCGTGCCTCTGATAGGGGAGGACGCTTGGAGCGGTGATTAG
- the fabF gene encoding beta-ketoacyl-ACP synthase II has product MNSRVVVTGIGMVTPVGLDVSSTWQNLINGESGVDVITQFDPAITETKIAAEVKGFDPTQYIDRKEARHMDRFVQLAVVSALQAVNHAGIKDIPSQETGVIIGCGLGGLTTLLGQYEVMKEKGADRVSPFLIPMMIPDMASGQVSIMLGAKGPNFCTASACASGSDAIGTSYEIIKRGRVSVMIAGGAESVMTPIAFAGFNSARALSIRNNEPKKASRPFDAERDGFIIGEGAAVLVLESLEHAEKRGANILAELVGYGATSDAFHITQPAAGGEGGARAMATALKEAGLEPSQIDYINAHGTSTPLNDKNETMAIKTVFKDYAYKVPVSSTKSMTGHLLGAAGSVEAAISILAIQNGVIPPTMNLTNPDPECDLDYVPNTSRKAALSTVLSNVFGFGGHNSTLIFRRFEGR; this is encoded by the coding sequence TTGAATAGTCGAGTAGTAGTCACAGGCATAGGGATGGTGACTCCCGTTGGTCTCGATGTATCTTCTACATGGCAGAATCTGATAAACGGCGAGTCCGGTGTCGACGTGATCACGCAATTCGACCCGGCGATCACCGAAACCAAGATCGCAGCGGAGGTTAAAGGATTCGACCCGACGCAGTATATAGACCGCAAGGAAGCGCGGCACATGGATCGATTCGTGCAACTGGCCGTGGTTTCCGCGCTCCAGGCGGTGAACCACGCCGGCATTAAGGACATCCCCTCCCAGGAGACCGGCGTAATAATCGGGTGCGGATTGGGCGGACTGACAACATTGCTGGGCCAATATGAAGTGATGAAAGAAAAAGGGGCGGACAGGGTCAGTCCTTTTCTTATACCGATGATGATACCTGATATGGCGTCCGGGCAGGTTTCGATAATGCTGGGCGCCAAGGGGCCCAACTTCTGTACCGCTTCGGCCTGCGCCAGCGGCTCCGATGCCATAGGTACGTCGTACGAGATAATCAAGAGGGGAAGGGTATCTGTGATGATCGCCGGCGGCGCCGAGTCGGTCATGACGCCTATCGCCTTCGCCGGTTTCAACTCGGCCCGCGCTCTCTCGATCAGGAATAACGAGCCCAAGAAAGCCTCGCGCCCGTTCGACGCGGAGCGGGACGGGTTCATCATCGGCGAGGGGGCGGCGGTGCTTGTCCTGGAGAGCCTTGAACATGCCGAGAAGCGGGGCGCAAATATACTGGCGGAGCTCGTGGGCTACGGCGCTACCAGCGACGCATTCCATATCACGCAGCCGGCAGCAGGCGGCGAGGGCGGGGCCAGGGCTATGGCCACAGCGCTGAAAGAGGCGGGCTTGGAGCCCTCTCAGATTGACTATATCAACGCGCACGGCACCTCAACTCCGTTGAACGATAAGAACGAAACGATGGCTATCAAAACCGTCTTTAAAGATTACGCGTACAAGGTTCCCGTGAGCTCCACAAAATCGATGACAGGGCACCTGCTCGGCGCTGCCGGTTCGGTAGAGGCGGCGATAAGCATACTCGCGATCCAGAACGGCGTCATCCCGCCGACGATGAACCTGACGAATCCGGACCCTGAATGCGACCTGGACTACGTGCCCAACACGTCTAGAAAAGCGGCGCTGTCAACAGTACTCTCCAACGTGTTCGGCTTCGGCGGTCACAACTCGACCCTTATCTTCCGCAGATTCGAGGGGAGATAG
- a CDS encoding prenyltransferase: MGNLKTWLMPARPSFLLLVPVCLFTGVAVSLFEDYAFRPLYFALAFIGAFFAHMAVNILNEYSDYKTGIDFNTKPTPFSGGSKALPSGKLDAKKVLIFGLSCLAITAAIGIYFITVYQWKIAPVGILGVLIVFLYTPYLTRLPGITEIVGPGLGFGLMVFGTYVTQSGQYYSAGAIVVSVVAGLLIADLLLINEFPDVEADKPAGRKHLPIILGKTKAGIVYSAFLIGAYVAIIAGAAAGVLPWLALVGLLTLPLGFKAMNAAVKHNNDMSKLIPALGADVITVLVTPLLMSIGIVIATYVM, translated from the coding sequence ATGGGAAACTTGAAGACGTGGTTGATGCCGGCAAGGCCGAGCTTTCTGCTATTGGTGCCGGTTTGCCTCTTCACCGGAGTGGCCGTGTCGTTGTTCGAGGACTACGCTTTCCGGCCTCTCTACTTCGCGCTGGCGTTTATCGGCGCGTTTTTCGCTCATATGGCCGTGAATATTCTCAATGAATACTCTGATTACAAGACCGGCATCGATTTCAACACCAAACCTACGCCGTTCTCCGGCGGCAGCAAGGCTCTGCCGTCCGGGAAGCTCGATGCCAAGAAAGTCCTGATCTTCGGCCTGTCCTGTCTGGCGATAACGGCCGCCATCGGCATATATTTCATCACGGTATATCAGTGGAAGATAGCTCCGGTCGGCATCCTCGGCGTGCTCATTGTCTTTCTGTACACGCCCTATCTCACCAGGCTGCCAGGAATCACGGAGATCGTTGGCCCCGGTCTCGGGTTCGGTCTCATGGTCTTCGGGACGTATGTAACGCAGAGCGGGCAGTATTACAGCGCGGGCGCCATCGTCGTATCCGTGGTGGCCGGACTGCTCATCGCCGATCTGCTTCTGATTAACGAGTTCCCCGACGTGGAGGCCGATAAACCGGCGGGCCGCAAGCACCTCCCGATCATCCTCGGCAAGACAAAGGCAGGCATCGTTTACAGCGCGTTCCTGATAGGGGCGTACGTAGCCATAATCGCCGGAGCCGCCGCTGGCGTGCTGCCCTGGCTGGCGCTCGTGGGTTTGCTGACCCTGCCTTTAGGGTTCAAGGCGATGAATGCAGCGGTTAAGCACAATAACGATATGTCCAAGCTGATTCCGGCCCTGGGCGCGGATGTTATCACGGTGCTGGTCACGCCGCTGCTGATGTCGATTGGCATTGTGATAGCGACGTATGTGATGTAG
- the gatB gene encoding Asp-tRNA(Asn)/Glu-tRNA(Gln) amidotransferase subunit GatB, protein MEFETVIGLEVHSQLLTKSKMFCACSADYSSAEPNTHVCPVCLGMPGVMPVINKKALEYTAMTALALHCEIPEYSKFDRKNYPYPDLMKGYQISQYDAPIGVGGWLEVKVDSATRRIGITRVHLEEDTAKLTHRNESGGEPYSLVDVNRAGTPLMEIVGEPDIRSPEEARQYLVNLRAILQFLGVSSGNMEEGSFRCDANISIREPGGALSSKVEVKNMNSFKAVFRALEFEQRRQRDVVESGGRVEQETRGWVDDRGVTVSQRSKEYAHDYRYFPEPDLPPLSFSRSWVQEIEALLPELPIAKRDRFIAEYGLSEYDAGLLTSSKSMSVFFERCVALSGSQSGKKQAKVISNWMTGELFRLLNANDIDIEASKVTPEHLVGMIGKIDDGTLSVSAAKVVCEDMFNTGRKADEIIAERGLSQISDTKEIEDIIDRVIADNPQPVADFKQGKEKAQGFLVGQIMRLTKGRANPALVNKLLRERLEG, encoded by the coding sequence ATGGAATTTGAAACCGTCATCGGGCTGGAGGTACACTCGCAACTGCTTACAAAGAGCAAGATGTTCTGTGCCTGCAGCGCTGACTATTCGAGCGCCGAGCCCAATACACATGTCTGTCCCGTGTGCCTGGGCATGCCGGGCGTTATGCCCGTAATAAACAAAAAAGCCCTTGAATACACGGCGATGACGGCGCTGGCTCTGCACTGTGAAATACCGGAGTATTCCAAGTTCGACCGCAAGAACTATCCCTACCCCGACCTGATGAAGGGGTATCAGATATCGCAATACGATGCGCCCATCGGCGTGGGCGGCTGGCTGGAGGTTAAGGTCGACAGCGCAACTAGGCGGATCGGCATAACCAGGGTTCATCTTGAGGAGGACACCGCCAAGCTTACCCATCGCAATGAATCGGGCGGAGAGCCGTACAGCCTCGTCGATGTCAATCGCGCCGGCACGCCGCTCATGGAGATCGTCGGCGAGCCGGACATACGATCGCCGGAGGAGGCGCGGCAGTACCTGGTGAATCTCAGAGCTATACTTCAGTTCCTTGGCGTATCCAGCGGCAATATGGAGGAGGGCAGCTTTCGCTGCGATGCCAATATCAGCATAAGAGAACCCGGTGGCGCTCTCTCGTCCAAGGTGGAAGTAAAGAACATGAACAGCTTCAAGGCGGTGTTCCGAGCCCTGGAGTTCGAGCAGAGACGGCAGAGGGATGTGGTTGAGAGCGGCGGACGCGTGGAGCAGGAGACCAGGGGCTGGGTCGACGACCGCGGCGTCACGGTTTCGCAGCGCAGCAAGGAATACGCTCATGATTACCGCTACTTCCCGGAGCCCGATCTGCCCCCGCTTTCTTTCAGCCGCAGCTGGGTGCAGGAGATAGAGGCGCTGCTGCCGGAACTGCCTATCGCCAAGCGTGACAGGTTCATCGCCGAATACGGCCTGTCTGAATACGACGCCGGCCTTCTTACCAGCTCGAAATCGATGTCCGTGTTCTTCGAGCGCTGCGTCGCTTTGAGCGGCAGTCAGTCCGGGAAAAAACAGGCGAAGGTCATAAGCAATTGGATGACGGGTGAATTGTTCCGGTTGCTCAACGCGAACGATATCGACATAGAGGCGTCAAAGGTAACGCCGGAACATCTTGTAGGTATGATAGGAAAGATCGACGACGGGACCCTTAGCGTTTCGGCGGCCAAGGTGGTTTGTGAGGACATGTTCAATACGGGAAGGAAGGCCGATGAGATAATCGCCGAGAGAGGGCTCTCGCAGATTAGCGATACTAAAGAGATAGAGGATATAATAGACAGGGTCATTGCTGACAATCCACAGCCTGTAGCCGACTTCAAGCAGGGCAAGGAGAAGGCGCAGGGTTTCCTGGTGGGGCAGATAATGAGGTTAACCAAGGGGCGGGCCAATCCCGCTCTTGTGAATAAACTATTGAGGGAGAGGTTGGAAGGCTGA
- a CDS encoding small multi-drug export protein produces MEQFLSDHGFAEPIIVFILSLLPISELRGALLVGIPVYDMHWYTVLPIAIIGNLLPIPFLFFFLDRIRRLFLKMGFLGVLSEKYIESAERRSDAIRKYGKIGLAVFVAIPLPITGAWTGTVAACLLGMRFRDAFPSIVAGVIGAGIIMTVFCLLKWTGAIIAGVLLCTLIAFWLWPRKKKEPIDKG; encoded by the coding sequence GTGGAACAATTTTTATCGGATCACGGCTTTGCGGAACCCATCATAGTTTTCATCCTCTCGTTGCTTCCAATCTCGGAACTGCGCGGCGCTTTGCTTGTCGGTATACCCGTATACGACATGCACTGGTATACAGTATTGCCCATAGCGATAATTGGGAACCTGCTCCCGATACCTTTCTTATTTTTCTTCCTCGACCGCATAAGACGCCTGTTTCTAAAAATGGGATTCCTGGGCGTACTTTCCGAGAAATATATCGAGAGCGCCGAGCGCCGCTCCGATGCGATACGGAAATATGGAAAGATCGGACTCGCCGTGTTCGTAGCCATACCCCTGCCTATAACCGGCGCCTGGACGGGCACGGTGGCCGCCTGCCTGCTGGGCATGAGATTCAGGGACGCCTTTCCCTCGATCGTAGCCGGTGTAATCGGTGCAGGCATAATAATGACCGTCTTCTGCCTGCTGAAGTGGACCGGGGCCATTATAGCAGGAGTGTTGCTCTGCACTTTGATCGCCTTCTGGTTGTGGCCCAGGAAAAAGAAGGAGCCGATAGATAAGGGCTAA